The Staphylococcus haemolyticus region GATATCGTTCTGCCAAATCCGCAATTATGGCTGCACCCATTTCATGACCTATTAATGCTGATTCATCAATATACAAATAATCTAGTAATTGTATGATATCATCGGCAAATTCTTTGAAATCAATTTGTCTTGGTTTATCTGAATAGCCATGTCCTCTCAAATCTAGTAAAACTACTTGAAAAGATTTTGCCAATTCTTTTGCTAAATTTTGAAATATAGAAGCATTTTCATATGCCGTATGTACTAAGACAACAGGATATCCCTCACCCATCGTATTGTAATGTAAGGATAAACCACCTTTTCTAGTAAATAAATCCATCTTATGAATCTCCTCCTTGTTTAATATGAATCGGTAATATTGATAATAACTCTTCACTTGTAGTAATAATAAAGTCAACCTCTTCTTCTAAAGGTTCTAATTCAGCGTCATCATGTTTAAACCACACACTAACCATGCCCATTGCGCGAGCTGGTGCTACATCATTTAAAGCGTCATCGCCCACATACATTATCTCTTCTGGTTGAACATTTAATTGATTAATCATATCTTCAAATATTTTAGGATGAGGCTTACGGAATCCTACTGTTTCAGAAGTTGATAAATAGTTGATTACATGCCCTAATCCTAATGAATGTAAACGAAATTGTTTAATTTTAGATTTACCATTTGCGATAACACCTAAAACATAATTATTTTGCGATAATTTCTCCAAAGTATATAGCGTGTCATAATAAGGGAATACGTAACGATAGAAATGCATTTCAAAATCATTAAATAAATCTTTCCATGTTAGACGATCAATATGGAACTGCTTAATAATTGCTTTATATAAATCAGGTTTATCATTATCTTCATCGTCATCTAATTCTATAAATTTTTGTTTAAAATCTGCTAATTGAACATGTACGAAGTAATCATGAAATCGTTCATATTGTTCCTCAATGAATTTATCTCGAGATTTTGTTCTATCTAATAATGTACCTTCTAAATCAAACACGATTGCTTTTATATGACTTAAGTCCATTGTCAATTCCCTCTTAACTCTCTAATTATTCTCATTTTATCAAAAAGTCTTCCATAAAAATAATAACGTAACATCCATGCGATACAGTTAAATGTATGTTTAAACATCTTTAGATTGCTTAAGCAAAATGTAAAACAATGTTGGAGTACCTATTAAAGCCAAAATAATACTAGCTGGTATTTGCACTGGATGAATCAATACACTTCCAATCCAATCTGCAATCAACATCATTGTAGCACCGATTAAAATATTTAATATCATTTGAATGCCTAAAGTAAATCTCCAATAATAGCGTCTTATCAGTTGAGGCACTATCATGCCGATGAAACCAATAATACCTGTATATGCTATCGCGACTGCTGTTATTATAGATGCTAGTGTGAGTATCAAAAACATGACTTGTTGGACGTTTAAACCTAATGACTGGCTCTTCAATTCACCTAATTGTAATAACTTAATCGCTGGTACCATACTAAATAGAATCAATATAATAGGTATAGCTATTAGACCGATGTATATGACCTCTCGCGTTTCAGCCGCTGCAAATCCTCCGAAAAAGTAGTTAGCTATTTGGTTCATCTTATTAGGTTTAATTAAAACTAGAATATACAATAATGCATTAAAGAGTGCACCTATCATCAAACCAGTAATAATAAGAATTTTAAGTGGATAACCACGTGAGATTTTGGCAGCAATCATCAAGACGATCAATAATGCGATTAAACTAGCGCTAATTGAAAAGATGGGCACCCAAATAAAAGATAATCCTAGAAATATCGCCAATCCAGAACCGAATGTAGCACCACTTGCCAGTCCTAATGTAAAACTATCGGCTAGAGGATTATTTAAAACAGTCTGAAACATCTGACCTGCTAGTGTTAATATTGCTCCTGTTAATAAGGCCTCAATAATTCTTGGCAACCGAACTTTGAGCAATATCATTTGATTAAATGAATCTGTTAAACTCCCCATGTCCCATAGTAAATAAAGTCCTATAGCACCGATTAAACATATGCACCAACTTAGAAATGTTAAATATATATTTCTTGTCATTTTATCAACTCATCAATAATCTTTCTATTATTTCTTCTATTATAACTGATGATATAAAAGAATGGGACTGGGGCCAGCATTCTTTTAAATTCGTAGATTCAGCTTGCCTTAGTTATAACACTTCTAAATATAATTCGTTTTGCTATTTCCCGTTGCATAGTCACAAAAATAATTAGAACTGAGAAAAACTTGATTTAAAGCCTTTCTCAGTTCAGTTAGCTACAGGGGATTTGAAATGTAACCTTTCACTATAAAATTGTACTAATCTCACTTTTACAATAACTATTTAATTCATATGAATTTATCTTTTATAAATAGCGTCTCTTAATTGTTTTAAACCTTCATCAATACGAGGGCCTGGACGTGAAATTTCGTCACCGTTCACTGTTTCAATACGTCCATTTTTCACAGCTTTAATTTGACGGAAACCATCACGTTTTTTAATCACTTTATAGTAATCTGATTTAGATAGTCCTTCTGTAGAAATGAGGATATCTGGATTCTTTTTAATGATACTTTCTTTATCCACTGGTTTCCAACCTTCTATATTTGAAAAGCTATTTTTAGCATCTAATTGGGCTAACATGTCATCAAAAAATGTATGTTTGCCTGCTGTATATATTTCAGGTTTAGAAGATACTTCCATAAAAACAGATTGTGATCTATGATGTCTTGGCACCGACTTTATTACTTTTTCAACATTGTGCTTCGTCTCATCAACAAGTTCGTTAGCTTCATGTTCTCGTCCTGTTACTTTACCTATTTGTTTAAAAGTTTCATACGTTTGATCCAATGATTGTGCATCTTTCACATAAACTACTTTTACGCCATTTTTTTCAAGACTATCTAATACTTTCTTTGACGTTCCTTTTTGAGATTCATGCGCTAAAATTAAATCGGGTTTGACTTTTAATAATGCTTCTTTATTTAAATTCATTGTATCAAATTGTTTTTTCCCTTTTTTAACATCTTTAGGGTAATCGTCCACTGTAGAAACACCCACAATATCTTTTCCGAGACCTAATTCATAAAGAATTTCCGTATTACTTGGCATAAGCGACACGATACGTTTGTATGAATGCTCTTTCGAATTGGAATCAGATTGATTACTTTGTTTATCTTCTTGTTTATGTTGGTCATTTTGTCCAC contains the following coding sequences:
- a CDS encoding FecCD family ABC transporter permease; translated protein: MTRNIYLTFLSWCICLIGAIGLYLLWDMGSLTDSFNQMILLKVRLPRIIEALLTGAILTLAGQMFQTVLNNPLADSFTLGLASGATFGSGLAIFLGLSFIWVPIFSISASLIALLIVLMIAAKISRGYPLKILIITGLMIGALFNALLYILVLIKPNKMNQIANYFFGGFAAAETREVIYIGLIAIPIILILFSMVPAIKLLQLGELKSQSLGLNVQQVMFLILTLASIITAVAIAYTGIIGFIGMIVPQLIRRYYWRFTLGIQMILNILIGATMMLIADWIGSVLIHPVQIPASIILALIGTPTLFYILLKQSKDV
- a CDS encoding ABC transporter substrate-binding protein — encoded protein: MLILVACGQNDQHKQEDKQSNQSDSNSKEHSYKRIVSLMPSNTEILYELGLGKDIVGVSTVDDYPKDVKKGKKQFDTMNLNKEALLKVKPDLILAHESQKGTSKKVLDSLEKNGVKVVYVKDAQSLDQTYETFKQIGKVTGREHEANELVDETKHNVEKVIKSVPRHHRSQSVFMEVSSKPEIYTAGKHTFFDDMLAQLDAKNSFSNIEGWKPVDKESIIKKNPDILISTEGLSKSDYYKVIKKRDGFRQIKAVKNGRIETVNGDEISRPGPRIDEGLKQLRDAIYKR
- a CDS encoding HAD family hydrolase, translating into MDLSHIKAIVFDLEGTLLDRTKSRDKFIEEQYERFHDYFVHVQLADFKQKFIELDDDEDNDKPDLYKAIIKQFHIDRLTWKDLFNDFEMHFYRYVFPYYDTLYTLEKLSQNNYVLGVIANGKSKIKQFRLHSLGLGHVINYLSTSETVGFRKPHPKIFEDMINQLNVQPEEIMYVGDDALNDVAPARAMGMVSVWFKHDDAELEPLEEEVDFIITTSEELLSILPIHIKQGGDS